From Coffea arabica cultivar ET-39 chromosome 10e, Coffea Arabica ET-39 HiFi, whole genome shotgun sequence, one genomic window encodes:
- the LOC140015196 gene encoding uncharacterized protein produces the protein MAAPSLTGVGQPATPNAKKSFSQLFSQPSHSPINLQSVTSHKGEAAVIFSKEEADKLAVPFRWALVGKFSHGRPSLESVRKFFSTLNLKDTISIGLLDYRHILLKCSAEADFNRIWTRGVWHLGKFPMRVFRWTRDFHVHRESSRVPVWVAFPALPIHYFDKHSLFSILSPVGVPLFLDSATASGTRPSMARACVEVDLLNSLCPRVWVAVEGETSFWQNIVVENLPSYYSSCWRLGNSSTDCKKDCMVSMREQHLASKKGDEDPRPVYKHGVVLVPSVKVDVQGSGEGNEHQERGP, from the coding sequence ATGGCCGCCCCTTCACTGACTGGAGTGGGTCAACCGGCAACTCCAAATGCCAAGAAGTCATTTTCCCAACTATTCTCGCAACCTTCACATTCCCCAATTAACTTGCAGTCTGTAACGTCTCATAAAGGGGAGGCGGCAGTCATCTTCTCCAAGGAGGAGGCGGACAAACTGGCTGTGCCTTTTCGCTGGGCTCTTGTAGGTAAATTTTCACACGGAAGACCATCGCTGGAGTCGGTGAGGAAATTTTTTTCAACGCTGAACTTAAAGGATACTATCTCGATAGGATTGCTAGACTACAGGCATATCTTATTGAAATGTTCGGCGGAAGCGGATTTCAACCGGATCTGGACACGTGGGGTGTGGCATTTGGGAAAGTTTCCCATGCGAGTTTTTCGTTGGACAAGGGATTTCCATGTCCACAGAGAATCATCGAGGGTACCGGTTTGGGTCGCTTTCCCGGCGTTACCCATACATTATTTTGACAAGCACTCACTCTTCTCTATCTTATCTCCCGTAGGAGTTCCTTTATTTCTGGACTCGGCTACTGCTTCAGGTACACGGCCTAGCATGGCTAGAGCTTGTGTGGAGGTGGACTTGTTAAATTCTCTTTGCCCGAGGGTGTGGGTGGCAGTTGAAGGTGAAACTAGTTTCTGGCAAAACATTGTGGTGGAAAACCTCCCTTCATACTACTCATCTTGTTGGAGGCTTGGTAACTCCAGTACAGATTGTAAAAAGGACTGCATGGTTTCCATGCGTGAGCAGCACCTTGCATCCAAGAAAGGGGATGAAGATCCACGGCCCGTCTACAAGCATGGTGTCGTGTTGGTGCCTTCGGTCAAGGTAGACGTACAGGGCAGCGGTGAAGGTAATGAGCATCAGGAGAGGGGCCCGTGA